From a region of the Agromyces ramosus genome:
- a CDS encoding DUF6121 family protein: MDPRRTAWIVAAFAAALDLALVVCAFGFVSLLSDVEVIADPAAGRFVAPAAVGASVVAVLLTLAHTLRRPDRMLPSVVFAALWSWLAAVVVALVGFALASTANTVVAALLFGLGFGIGWFGLLIPALAALTASFAVLVARGRDAGMERPRWPWERDDEE, from the coding sequence ATGGACCCGCGCCGCACGGCCTGGATCGTCGCCGCGTTCGCCGCGGCCCTCGACCTCGCACTCGTCGTCTGCGCGTTCGGCTTCGTCAGCCTGCTCAGCGACGTGGAGGTGATCGCGGATCCCGCGGCCGGCCGGTTCGTCGCGCCCGCAGCGGTCGGGGCATCCGTCGTCGCCGTGCTGCTCACGCTCGCCCACACGCTTCGCCGCCCCGACCGGATGTTGCCGAGCGTCGTGTTCGCGGCGCTCTGGAGCTGGCTCGCCGCCGTCGTGGTCGCCCTCGTCGGCTTCGCCCTCGCGAGCACGGCGAACACGGTGGTGGCGGCGCTGCTGTTCGGGCTCGGCTTCGGCATCGGATGGTTCGGCCTGCTCATCCCCGCGCTCGCCGCGCTGACGGCGTCGTTCGCGGTGCTCGTCGCACGTGGCCGCGACGCGGGCATGGAGCGGCCCCGCTGGCCGTGGGAGCGCGACGACGAGGAGTGA
- a CDS encoding TNT domain-containing protein, which produces MFEDLRRALTERGFTAREVLLPGDGQEPLQGALSLRPSGDGFELVSVDYGREAPLGRWDDAEQAALGLLDYVSRPLPAPERPNATAFAMLGDAASEHYDELRGRLATGGSLLIALPPRLALDRIGALDGVMLFPAGTSVEQRALPPSALVDGASVHRFVSAADVLVRAELVQPWFGQPGGGLRFTIADDFIGIRDLVVTDRLRRVELQPVAA; this is translated from the coding sequence ATGTTCGAGGATCTCAGACGAGCGTTGACCGAGCGCGGATTCACGGCGCGCGAAGTGCTCCTGCCGGGCGATGGCCAGGAACCGCTGCAGGGCGCGCTTTCGCTTCGTCCGAGCGGCGACGGCTTCGAGCTCGTCTCCGTCGACTACGGGCGTGAGGCACCGCTCGGGCGCTGGGACGACGCCGAGCAGGCGGCACTGGGTCTCCTCGACTATGTGAGCCGGCCGCTCCCCGCCCCCGAACGGCCGAATGCGACCGCGTTCGCGATGCTCGGCGACGCGGCCTCCGAACACTACGACGAACTCCGTGGCCGCCTGGCCACCGGCGGTTCGCTGCTGATCGCCCTTCCGCCCCGCCTCGCGCTCGACCGCATCGGCGCCCTCGACGGCGTCATGCTGTTCCCGGCCGGCACCTCGGTCGAGCAGCGGGCGCTGCCGCCGAGTGCACTGGTCGACGGGGCATCCGTGCACCGCTTCGTGTCCGCGGCGGATGTGCTCGTGCGGGCGGAGCTCGTGCAGCCTTGGTTCGGCCAGCCCGGCGGCGGCCTGCGCTTCACGATCGCCGACGACTTCATCGGCATCCGCGACCTGGTCGTGACCGACCGGTTGCGGCGAGTCGAACTCCAGCCGGTGGCGGCATAG
- a CDS encoding Imm61 family immunity protein — protein MTSPDPAGDDAELIAFAAKGRIITFPPRDAVLRIGNMELLYEIVEGGDRYELQKTERSAAPLLIVSSESLSVVRSNLIQLIGVSVRAHLRLRPVALPTASSDLPAGFSLDEAASSGVELAWVDDGVRRSARFRAGGGGTSAAVMLAHYVRASESELIAALLDPGGRPLFRIR, from the coding sequence GTGACGTCACCCGACCCGGCCGGTGACGATGCCGAGCTGATCGCCTTCGCTGCGAAGGGCCGGATCATCACGTTCCCCCCGCGTGACGCGGTGCTCCGCATCGGCAACATGGAGCTGCTCTACGAGATCGTCGAGGGCGGCGACCGATACGAACTCCAGAAGACCGAGCGAAGCGCCGCTCCACTCCTGATCGTGTCGAGCGAGTCGCTCTCCGTGGTGCGCTCCAACCTCATCCAGCTCATCGGCGTGAGCGTGCGAGCGCACCTGAGGCTGCGACCGGTGGCGCTGCCAACCGCGTCGAGCGACCTCCCGGCGGGATTCAGCCTCGACGAGGCCGCGAGCAGTGGAGTCGAGCTCGCATGGGTCGACGACGGCGTTCGGCGCTCGGCGCGATTCCGCGCCGGGGGCGGCGGTACGTCCGCGGCGGTGATGCTCGCGCACTACGTGCGTGCATCCGAGAGTGAGCTCATCGCGGCGCTGCTCGATCCGGGCGGTCGACCGCTCTTCAGGATCCGCTGA
- a CDS encoding immunity protein Imm33 domain-containing protein gives MTLQISEFSRQIGSALVAVNAADTLASQASALLDLFESHADELRDGFSLQAGWAPFLLIARGEGRFDVAAPDFATKTPEHVGWVTDLTLALWVLNGQVVLAREVQGAEAAPVRFGDTVLCYRGIEGADRLVMSRTTRRDAPDDSGWYIDVFPQPSEERPAEDFVRWPAYQTLGINKHIARALLLPEGYGAIVSASRIDAIIDLSTRSVVVRGPL, from the coding sequence GTGACCCTCCAGATCAGTGAGTTCTCGCGGCAGATCGGTTCGGCGCTCGTCGCGGTCAACGCCGCAGACACCCTCGCGTCGCAGGCATCCGCACTCCTCGACCTGTTCGAGTCGCATGCCGACGAGCTCCGTGATGGCTTCAGCCTCCAGGCCGGGTGGGCGCCGTTTCTCTTGATCGCCCGCGGTGAGGGGCGCTTCGACGTGGCCGCGCCCGACTTCGCGACGAAGACGCCCGAGCACGTCGGTTGGGTCACCGACCTCACGCTCGCGCTCTGGGTCCTCAATGGACAGGTGGTCCTCGCGCGCGAGGTGCAGGGCGCCGAGGCGGCTCCGGTCCGGTTCGGCGACACCGTGCTGTGCTATCGCGGCATCGAGGGTGCCGACCGGCTGGTCATGAGCCGCACGACGCGGAGGGATGCCCCCGATGACTCGGGATGGTACATCGACGTCTTCCCGCAGCCGAGTGAGGAGCGACCGGCGGAGGACTTCGTTCGGTGGCCGGCGTACCAGACGCTCGGCATCAACAAGCACATCGCGCGCGCACTGCTCCTTCCGGAGGGCTACGGCGCCATCGTGAGCGCATCGCGAATCGATGCCATCATCGACCTCTCGACCAGGAGCGTGGTCGTGCGAGGACCGCTCTGA